ATATTCGTTTGTGTACAGGCTGCTCAGAATCCCATACAAAAACATCCAGTTTCATAAGTCGGTATATTATGCAAAAAAACTCATTAAATTAGGAGTCAGAACAAAGTAATGATGTATTGCACCCTGATCATCTGTACATTCAAGCGCGCCGGGTCGTTGTCCAACCTTTTGCATTCGATAGCGCAGCAGACGCTTTATCCGGATGAGATCCTTGTTGTCGACGGGTCTCCCGATGACGAAACCGAAAAAATGATCCGGGCGAATGATTTTAAAAACCTCACTTATTTTTCGGTTCCTCCGCACCTGCGTGGCCTTACGAGGCAGCGCAATTTCGGAATTGACAACATCAGCGCAAAAGCTCAGATCGTTGCATTTCTTGATGACGATACGGTCCTGATGCCGGATTATTTTGAGCAGATGAACCGCACTTTCGAAATGCATCCGGATGTTAGCGGTGTAGGAGGCATTGCGCTCAATGAAAATGCCTGGGAGGAAGCGCCCGAAGGAAAAATCTACAACAGCAAAAAATTTTACTGTTTTGACGGACATGTGTATAAGGAGTCGCAACGGAATGTTGTTCGGAATTACCTCGGACTCGCCTCCAATCTCGGACCGGGAAAAATGCCATTGTTTTCACACGGCCGCAC
The nucleotide sequence above comes from Flavobacterium magnum. Encoded proteins:
- a CDS encoding glycosyltransferase family 2 protein, producing the protein MMYCTLIICTFKRAGSLSNLLHSIAQQTLYPDEILVVDGSPDDETEKMIRANDFKNLTYFSVPPHLRGLTRQRNFGIDNISAKAQIVAFLDDDTVLMPDYFEQMNRTFEMHPDVSGVGGIALNENAWEEAPEGKIYNSKKFYCFDGHVYKESQRNVVRNYLGLASNLGPGKMPLFSHGRTCGFPITGRVYDADLLIGMSFAFRSEVVRAIRFSPYFEGYGLYEDADFSIRALRFGRNVIDTRLQLRHFHHPSGRPNHYRYGRMVVRNGYYVWRVRNPKPSFKARIKWHLITLLLAAIRLSNVLSGPEREAALKESAGRFAAWIQLTYNRPQRND